The Pseudanabaena galeata CCNP1313 genome includes a region encoding these proteins:
- a CDS encoding metallophosphoesterase family protein, producing MTRFVFGDIHGQFDGLMKLIDFIKYSPNDKLYFLGDLIDRGERSADVVNWVMSNNHICLKGNHEQMCLDAFGCSEESLIWKGWILNGGSKTLESYGAANMPEAHLEWMQQLPLYMDLGDVWLVHAGLNPNLPLELQGAAEFCWIREEFHSATEPFFEDKIIITGHTITFVFPGVKPGNLVLGKGWLDIDTGGYHPKSGWLSALDIDTATVYQCNTFTHELRVNSLSDITTVIEPMPTRSQRLEIGKTNAQKRRWSWV from the coding sequence TTGACTCGATTTGTATTCGGCGATATTCATGGTCAATTTGATGGCTTAATGAAGTTAATTGACTTTATTAAGTACAGTCCTAATGACAAATTGTATTTTTTGGGCGACTTAATTGATCGCGGCGAGCGCAGTGCCGATGTTGTGAACTGGGTAATGAGCAATAATCATATTTGCCTCAAGGGAAATCATGAGCAAATGTGTCTTGATGCTTTTGGCTGTAGCGAAGAATCATTGATTTGGAAGGGATGGATACTGAATGGTGGTTCTAAAACCCTAGAAAGTTATGGAGCTGCTAATATGCCAGAAGCACATTTGGAGTGGATGCAGCAATTGCCACTTTATATGGATTTAGGTGATGTCTGGCTAGTCCATGCAGGCTTAAATCCCAATTTACCGCTCGAATTGCAAGGTGCGGCAGAGTTTTGTTGGATTCGCGAAGAATTTCATAGTGCGACAGAACCTTTCTTTGAAGACAAAATTATTATCACTGGACATACAATTACCTTTGTTTTTCCAGGGGTGAAACCAGGGAATTTAGTACTAGGCAAGGGATGGCTGGATATTGATACTGGTGGTTATCACCCTAAAAGTGGATGGCTATCGGCGTTGGACATCGATACTGCCACGGTCTATCAATGTAATACCTTTACCCATGAGTTAAGGGTAAATTCACTATCCGATATTACGACTGTGATTGAGCCGATGCCGACGCGATCGCAAAGACTGGAAATTGGCAAAACCAACGCCCAAAAGCGACGTTGGTCTTGGGTTTAA